The proteins below are encoded in one region of Parvicella tangerina:
- a CDS encoding DUF4837 family protein, with amino-acid sequence MLRVLIAFLTVTILFCSCENEPYDPVDSLPASTGEIGELVVVVEKAYWTSPLMLEINERFGKEVTSLPQPEPLMTIKKVTNKGFSGNMMNHHSVLIIEIGGLSEGAEAFFGKPQANVWSKGQLVYKLKAPDVQSATELMKAHGDKLFEYFQDHYQNKIKAEIAANVDASINEELELTMNVNMDVPNSFTLVSNYNDLIWLKQQREKNVDGKDHEIQLGILTYTYPYTDSLAFTTEKILAKRDSMTKKYVPGMIEGSYMVTERQYGLESSETNANGYYIIETRGVWKMHKAIMGGPFLSLTIYDHKNNRVVCLEGYVFAPHFKKMPYIRELEAILYSFSFPE; translated from the coding sequence ATGCTGAGAGTATTAATTGCTTTCTTAACGGTAACGATATTATTTTGCAGCTGCGAAAATGAGCCCTACGATCCAGTTGACTCTTTGCCTGCTTCTACAGGAGAGATAGGAGAATTGGTTGTAGTGGTTGAAAAAGCCTATTGGACTTCTCCTTTGATGTTGGAGATCAATGAGCGATTTGGTAAGGAGGTGACTTCATTGCCCCAACCAGAGCCGTTAATGACCATCAAGAAGGTGACAAACAAGGGGTTTTCTGGAAATATGATGAATCATCACTCAGTGTTGATTATTGAAATTGGCGGACTTTCAGAGGGTGCTGAGGCATTTTTTGGTAAACCACAAGCCAATGTATGGTCAAAAGGACAGTTGGTGTACAAACTCAAAGCACCCGATGTACAGAGTGCAACAGAGTTGATGAAAGCGCATGGGGATAAGCTGTTCGAGTATTTTCAAGATCATTACCAAAATAAAATCAAAGCTGAAATTGCTGCTAACGTAGATGCCAGTATTAATGAAGAGTTAGAACTGACGATGAATGTTAATATGGATGTTCCGAATTCGTTTACTTTAGTTTCAAACTATAATGACTTGATTTGGTTAAAGCAGCAAAGAGAAAAGAATGTAGATGGAAAAGATCATGAGATTCAGTTGGGAATTTTGACTTACACCTACCCGTACACAGATTCTTTGGCTTTTACCACAGAGAAAATTCTTGCTAAGCGAGATTCAATGACCAAGAAATATGTGCCTGGAATGATTGAGGGAAGCTATATGGTCACCGAGCGTCAATATGGTTTGGAGAGTTCAGAGACTAATGCTAACGGTTACTATATTATTGAAACCAGAGGAGTTTGGAAAATGCACAAAGCAATTATGGGAGGTCCTTTCTTGTCATTGACCATTTATGATCACAAAAATAATCGAGTGGTTTGCCTTGAAGGATACGTCTTTGCCCCTCATTTCAAAAAGATGCCGTATATCCGTGAATTGGAAGCGATATTATATTCGTTTTCTTTTCCTGAGTGA